Below is a window of Gemmatimonadales bacterium DNA.
GAGCCCGCGGCCATACCGCTGTCGGCAGCCGTCGCCGACGCCTGGCGATCGCTGCGGGACCGACCCGGGGCGGGAACGCTCGCGTTCACGACCCAGGTCGATCCCAACTCCGCGGCGCTCCAGGTAGATCCCGGGGCGCTGCAACAGATCCTGCTCAACGTCCTCGACAACGCGGTGCGCCACACGCCGGCCGGCGGGCGCATCGCGGTGCGGGCGCGACGCGACGGGCCGGACGTGCGCCTTGACATCTCCGACACCGGCGCCGGCATCCCGGCCGAGCATCTGCCCCGCATCTTCGAGCGCTTCTACCGCGCCGACCCCGCTCGGGACCGCGAACGGGGCGGCACCGGCCTCGGCCTTGCCATCGTCAAGCACCTCGTCGAGGCGCATGGCGGGCACGTCGAGGCCGAGAGCACCGTCGGTACCGGCACGACGATTCGGATGCGCCTCCCCGCCGCCTAGTCGCTCTTTACCGAATCGTTACACGACCACGGCTTCGGCGTGACACGCCGGAGCGAGGTTCTCTCCGTGTCGAGCGACCCCTCTCACGGAGCAGACTGCATGCGCATTGCTGGAGTCCGCGCCATGGCCCGAGTCCTGGCCATCGCAACCTCGGCCGCCTTCGCCACCGGTGCGGCGGCCCAGACCCCCAACATCCGCGTCGCGGGCCGGGTCCAGACCCAGTTCGCCACGGCCTCCGGCGATTCGACCGGCAGCTTCAACCCGAGCGCCGTCGTGAGCTCGTCCTACGAGATCCGGCGGCTCCGTATCCAGGCCGACGTCCGCCTTGGCGACAACATCAACATGGTGCTCCAGCCCTCGTTCGAGATGGGCGCGCTGCGGATGCGCGACGCCTACCTCCGCGTCGTACTGTGGCACAACCCCACGTCGGGGTTCGGCCTCACCATGGGCCAGGAAAAGAAGCCGTTCAACCGCTACGAGCTGACCAGCTCCAACAATCTGCTTTCCATCGAGCGAGGCGCCCGCTTCCGCGGATTCAGCGGCGTGGCGGCACAGAACAACCTCCTCGAAGAGAACGGTTACCTCGCCCACGACCTGGGCGCGAGCGCGGACTTCACCACCTGGCAGAACCGCTTCACGGTCAAGGCCGGCCTATACAACGGCTCCGGCGAGAGCAGCAACGACGTCAACAACGCCAAGACCTTCGGAGCGCGCGCCACGGCGACGGTGATCGCCGACGAGGAGGCCCGACCGGTGCTGCGCCTGGGCGCCGCGGTCGTCTCCCGCGACCGAAGCGTCACCACGACGGCGACCAGCACCACCTTCTCGCCCGACTCCTCGCGCCGGACCTCGGCCATCGGTCTCGACGCCGAGTGGGGCGACTTCCGGCCCGGGCTGCACGTCATCGCCGACTTCGCGTCGGGCAAGACGTTGCGCAGCGGCACCGACTGCCTGAACGGCACGACCGCAATCTCCTGCCGGGTCGACGTCGGCAGGAACACCGCGAATCTTCGTCCCAACACACCGGACTCGGCTTTGGCGACGTTCCGGTCGTTCCAGGTCGTCGGCGGTTGGCGCTGGCAGCCGGACGACCCGAACGGCACGCGACTCGTCAAGATCATCGAGCCCGCGCTGCGCCTGGACTACACCGACCCCAACACGAGCCGTGACGACGACCATGGCATGCTGATCACGCCGGTGCTCAACGTCTATTTCGCGCAGACCATGGTGCTGCGGGCCGGCCTCGACCTGTACCGGTACAAGGACGCGGCGGGCGCGAGCCGATCCTTCCACGCGTTCCGCCTGTCCTGGCAAGCCAACTTCTAGGAGCATGCTGATGAGAAAGACCGCGATCGTCCTCCTCGCCGCCGGTCTCAGCGCCGGCCCGCTGCCGGCGCAGAGCGACATCCGCCTAACGGGCGCCGGCGCGACGTTCCCGTACCCGATCTACTCGAAGTGGGTATTGGAATACACGCGCACCCGCCCGAACGTCGAGATCAACTACCAGTCCATCGGCTCCGGCGGAGGCATCCGGCAGTTCACCGACCGCACGGTGGACTTCGGCGCCACCGATGGGCCGATGACCGACTCACAGATCACGGCCGCGCGCGGGAATGTGCTGCACGTCCCGACGGTGCTCGGCGCCGTGGTGCCGATCTACAGCGTCCCGGGCTTGACCCAGCAGCTCCGCTTCACCCCGGAGATCCTGGCCGCGATCTTCCTCGGTCAGATCACCAACTGGAACGACAGCCGGATCGCCGCAGCCAACCCCGGCGTCACCCTGCCGGACCGCGACGTGCTCGTGGTGCACCGCTCGGACGGCTCCGGCACTACGTACGTGTGGACGGACTACCTGGCCAAGGTGAGCCCCGAGTGGGCCCGGCGGGTCGGCAAGGGCACCGCGGTGAGCTGGCCCGTCGGACTCGGCGGCCAGGGCAATCCCGGCGTCGCCAACACGGTTCAGCGCACGCCCGGCGCGATCGGCTACGTGGAGCTGGTCTACGCACTCCAGAACCGCATCGCATACGGGCTGGTGCGAAACCGCGCCGGCGCCTTCGTGAACGCGACACTGGCATCGACAACCGCCGCCGCGGCGGCCGCCGTGGCGGCGCTTGGTGAGGACACCGATTTCCGCGTTTCGATCACCGACCCCGTGGGAGCGGACGCCTACCCGATCGCCTCGTTCACCTGGATCTTGCTCCCGCGCGAGATGAGCGACGCCGTGAAGGCCCGCACCCTGCTCGAGTGGCTCTGGTGGTGTACCCACGACGCCCAGCGCTTCACCACCGACCTGGGCTACGCCCCGCTCCCCGAGCGCGTCGTCCGTCTGCTCGAGGCACGTCTCAAGTCGGTGACCGTGCAGGGCCGGCCGGTCCTGGCAGCCAACTACGGCCAGGAGAGCCCGCGTCGCCGAAGCTGAACCCGTGACCATATCGCCGGTCGTTCTTCACGAGACCACCGCTCCTCGGCTCTCCGCCGACGAGCGGTGGAGTGCGCTTCGGACCGTGAGCCGCGCGGACCTGTTCTACCGCATCGTGCTCACCGTCCTGGCGCTGTCGCTGCCTTTGCTCCTCCTCACCATCTCGGGGGAGCTGCTGGTTGGCGCGTGGCCGGCCATCCGCCGTTTTGGTTTCGGCTTCTTCGCCCGCAGCGCCTGGGACCCCGTGGCCGGCGACTTCGGCGCGCTCCCGCTCATCGTAGGAACGCTGTACTCCTCGCTCGTCGCGATAGTGATCGCCGTGCCGCTCGCGCTCGGCGTCTCGATCTTCCTCACCGAGTTCGCGCCGCGCCGGCTGCGGCGTCCCGTCGCGACCCTCGTCGAGCTGCTCGCGACGATCCCGAGCGTTATCTACGGGTTGTGGGGGATCTTCGTGCTCATCCCGCTGCTTAGGGACGTGGTCTGGCCGGTGGTGCGTCCCATCGTCGGGTGGATGCCGATGTTCAGGGGAACCTTCTACGGCCCCTCCGTGCTCGCCGGCGGCGTCATCCTCGCCATCATGATCCTCCCCTACATCGCCGCCGTCTCGCGCGAGGTGCTGCTCGCGGTCCCCCCGGCGCAGCGCGAGGCCGCGCTCGCCCTCGGCGCCACCAGGTGGGAAGCGGTGTGGACGGTGATCCTGCCGTACGGCCGCGCCGGGATCCTCGGCGCCGTGATCCTCGGCCTGGGGCGCGCGCTGGGCGAGACGATGGCGGTCACCATGCTGATCGGAAACACCCACGAGATCTCCGTCTCGCTGGTGCAGCCCGGGTACACCATCGCCTCCGCGATCGCCAACGAGTTCGCCGAGGCGGTGAGCCAACTGCACCTCGCCGCGCTGTTCTATGTCGGGCTCGTGCTATTCCTCATAACCGTGATCGTGAACGCCCTGGCGCGCGTTCTCATCTGGCGCGTCGCGCGCGGGTCCGCGGCCGGAAGCTCGGCGGTCTGATGTCGTCGCGCACCGCCCGCCGCATCGTCGGAGCCGCGATGACCGGCGCCACCTACGGCGCCGCCGCGCTCGCCCTACTGCCGCTCGCCGCGATACTCGCGATGCTCCTGCTCAAGGGCGCCGGCTCGCTCGACTGGAACTTCTTCACCAAGTCGAGTGTCCCGCTGGGCGAGGACGGCGGCGGTTTCGCGCACGCCATCGCCGGCACGATGCTCATCGTCGGGGTGGCCTGCGCCATCGGCATCCCGGTGGGGGTGGGCGCGGGCATCTTCCTCGCGGAGTTCGGGAACGGGCTCCTCGGCTGGCTGGTGCGCTTCGTGGCAGATACGTTGAACGGCACTCCTTCGATCGTCATCGGCATCTTCGCGTGGACCTGGATCGTTCGACCTACCGGCCGCTTCTCGGGCCTCGCGGGCGCGGCAGCGCTGGCCTGCATCCTCGTGCCGATCATCGCGCGTACCACGGAGGAGATGGTCCGCCTGGTGCCGAACTCGCTGCGCGAGGCCGCGCTCGCCCTGGGCTACCCGCGCTGGCGCACCTCGCTCCAGGTGGTGGTCCGCACCGCGGGAACGGGCATCGTCACCGGCTGCCTGGTCGCCCTGGCGCGGGTGGCCGGCGAGACGGCGCCGCTCCTGTTCACCGCGCTCGGCAACCAGTTCTTCTCCACCAACCTCCTGGGCGCGATGGCGGCGCTGCCGCTCCAGGTGTACGCGTACGCGGTGGGCCCGTACGAGGAGTGGCACCGGCAGGCGTGGGCCGGGGCGCTGGTCCTCATCCTGCTGGTGTTGATCATCGGAACCGCGGCCCGCATCGTGACCGGGGGAAGACGTGCCGGTGGTTGACCGCATGGCTGCCGTGGGCCTGACCGCCTGGTACGGCGGGACATCCGCCATCCGGGACGTGACGCTGAGCGTCCGCGCCAACACCGTGACTGCCCTGATCGGCCCTTCCGGATGCGGCAAGTCCACCTTCCTGCGCTCGCTCAACCGCATGCACGAGCTGGTGCCGGATGCGCGCGTCGCGGGCCGCGTCCTCCTCGACGGCCACGACATCTACGCCCCCGGCGTCAACCCCATCCAGGTACGCCGCAGCATCGGCATGGTCTTCCAGAAGCCGACGCCGTTCCCGACGATGTCCGTCGCGGAAAACGTGGCCGCCGGTCTCAGGGTAGGTCCGAAGCTCGGTCGCGCCGAGCGCGAAGCGATCGTCGAGCGCGCCCTGCGCCGGGCCGCGCTCTGGGACGAGGTGAAGGACCGCCTGCACCATTCCGCACTGGATCTGTCGGGCGGGCAGCAGCAGCGCCTCTGCGTCGCCCGCACCCTCGCGCCGGAGCCGGAGGTCCTGCTGCTCGACGAGCCCACGGCCTCGCTCGATCCGGTCGGCACCGCGCGCATCGAGGAGCTGGTCCGCGAACTCAAGTGCGACTTCACCGTGATCATCGTGACGCACAACCTCCAGCAGGCCGCGCGGGTCTCCGACGTGACCGCCTTCTTCTACCTCGGAGACCTGGTCGAGGTCGGGCCTACTACCCAGATCTTCACGGCGCCCGCTCGCGCGCAGACCGAGGCGTACGTGACCGGACGGTTCGGATGAGCGCCGTCGCTCCCGCCGTGCTCGAAGCGAGCGTCGTCGGCGCCGGCCCCGCGCTCCGGGCGGAGCGGTATTCCTTCTGGTACGGCCCGAGCCAGGCGTTGTTCGAGGTCTCGCTCGACGTCGCCCGCCACACCGTCACCGCCCTCATCGGCCCGTCCGGTTGCGGGAAGTCGACCTTCCTGCGGTCCGTGAACCGGCTCCAGGAGCTGCTGCCGAACACGCAGCACACCGGCGAGATCCTTTTCGACGGAGGATCGGTCTTCCGCCGCGGCGTGGATCCCGTCGAGCTCCGACGGCGAATCGGCATGGTGTTCCAGCGCCCGAACCCGTTCCCGAAAAGCGTCTTCGACAACGTGGCCTACGGGCCCCGCGTGAGCGGAGCAGCCTCGGAGCGGGACATGCCCGGCATCGTCGAGCGCTCGCTCCGCCGCGCCGCGCTCTGGGATGAGGTGAAGGACCGGCTCGACGACCCGGGCACGTCGCTGTCCGGCGGGCAGCAGCAGCGCCTGTGCATCGCGCGCGCCCTTGCCAACGAGCCCGAGATGTTGCTCATGGACGAACCCTGCTCGGCCCTCGATCCGATCGCCACCATGCGCATCGAGGAGCTGATCGTCGAGCTGAAACGCGAAGTCACCATAGTCATCGTCACCCACAACATGCAGCAGGCGGCGCGCGTGTCCGACGACACCGGATTCTTCTATCTCGGCCGGCTCGTCGAGTTCGGGCCCACCGAGCGGATCTTCACCAGTCCGGCGGACGAGCGCACCGAGGCCTACATCACAGGGAGATTCGGATGAGCGAAGGACCGGTGCGGCACTTCCACGAAGAGCTCGCGATCCTCAAGCAGCGGCTGATCGCCCTGTCGAGCGAGGCGGAGGAAGCCGTGGGAAACGCGGTCGCAGCGCTGTTGAAGCGCGACCGGCAGATGGCGCAGGCGGTAATCCGCGGCGACCGCATCATCAACACCCAGGAAAGCAGCATCGAGGAGCAGGCGTTCCAGTTGATCGCGCTCCACCAGCCGATGGCCCGCGATCTCCGACTTATCTTTTCCGCGATCAGGATCGTGCACAACCTCGAGCGGGTCGGCGACCACGCGGTCAACATCGCGCAGTCGGCAGAGCGGCTGCTCGAGTACCCGCACATCATCCCTGAGCCGGAAATCGTCGAGATGGCCCGGCAGTCGCGCCAGATGCTCGGGGACTCCCTTTCGGCCTTCGTTCGGGGGGACGGCCCGCTCGCCCGGGAGGTCTGCCGCCGCGACGATGCCGTGGACTCCCTCAACGACTCCGTCTTCCGGATCCTCCTCACCCACATGATGGAGGACCAGCGGAGCATCGGGCCTTGCATGGAGCTGCTCCTGGTGAGCCGGAACCTGGAACGCGTGGCCGACCTCGCCACGAACATCGCCGAGGATGTAGTATTCGTAGCTGAAGGAAAGACCATCAAACACCACGCCGAAGACGAGTTCCAGTCAGGGTCCGATGGGCATTCGGGAGGCACATAAGTACCCGGGCCGCTTGATCGTCGTCGAAGGCATCGACGGCTCGGGGAAGTCCACCCAGCTCTCGCTCCTCCAGACGTTCCTGCTGTCGGAGGGGTACGACGTGTCGTTCACCGAGTGGAACTCGAGCCCGCTCGTGAAGGACACGACCAAGCGCGGGAAGAAGAAGAATCTCTTTTCGCCCACGACCTTCTCGCTCATCCACGCCACCGACTTCGCCGACCGCCACGAGCGCTCCATCCTGCCGCCGCTCCAGTCCGGCCTGGTGGTGCTCGCGGACCGCTGGGCGTACACCGCTTTCGCGCGCGACTACGTGCGCGGCTGCGACCCCGAGTGGCTCCGCAACCTGTATGAGTTCGCGACCCGGCCCGACCTCTCGCTCTACTTCCGGGTGGACATCGACACGTCGGTCGCGCGCATCACCGGCGGCCGCATCCAGCCCAGGTACCACGAGGCCGGCATGGACCTCGGCCTCTCGCCCGATCCCATCACCAGCTTCCGGCTCTTCCAGAGCAAGGTGCTCGAGGTCTACGAGGGCGTGGCCAAGGAGTTCGAGCTGACGGTCATCGACGGCTCGCGATCGGTCGTGGAGCAGCAGCGCGAGGCGCGGCGCCTCGTAAAGCCGCTTCTCAAGGGCCTTCGGCGCACCGGACTCACCCGCCCGGTCCTGGCGGCGCGCTGATGGAGACCCGCTTCTACGGCAGCGGGCTCGGCAGGCTCGAGGTCGGGGCGCTCCCAGGGCACCTCATCGTGATCGAGGGCGCCGACGGCGTCGGCCGCTCCACGCACATCGAACTGCTCCAGGGCTGGCTCGAGGGCCATGGCTTCGCCGTCGCCTCCACCGGGCTGAAGCGCTCAGCGCTCACGCGCCGCGGCATCGTGTCGGCCAAGCAAGGGCACTCCTTCGACCGCACGACGATGTCCCTCTTCTACGCCACCGACGTCGCCGACCGGATCGAGCACGAGGTCATCCCGGCGCTGCGCTCCGGCTTCGTCGTGCTGTCCGACCGCTACGTCTTCACCACCATGGCGCGCGGGCTGGTCCGCGGCCTCCATCGCGAGTGGCTCGACAAGCTGTACGGCTTCGCGCTGGTCCCGGAGCGGGTCCTGTTCCTCCGCCTCGACCCCGACGAGCTGATCCGCCGCACCCTGCGCCGCGGCGCCGAGCTGGACTACTGGGAATCCGGCCGAGACATCGGCCTCGCGCCGGACCTCTACTCGTCGTTCCGCCAGTACCAGTCGCTGATTCTCCAGGAGTTCGACCGGATGGCGGAGACGTACTGCTTCACGACGATCGACGCCTCGCGCTCGGTCGAGGAAGTGCAGTCCGACCTCCGCCGCGAGCTGGCGGGGCTCCTTGATCCCACGCTTCTCGCGCCGATGGGCGATGCCACCGACTGAGCGTTTCGCGGCGATAGACGTCGGATCCAACTCGATCCGCTGCCTGATCGCCGAGCGCGGCGACGACGGCCACCTCCACGTCATAGACGACCTCAAGGACCAGCCGCGCCTGGCGCGCGGCCTCGCGGCCACCGGCCGCCTCTCTGATGAGGCGATCGAGCGGGCCATCGAAGCCCTGGGCCGAATGAAGCAGGCGGCCGAGCGGCGGGGCGCGACGCGGGTCGCCCTGGTAGCGACCTCGGCCGTCCGCGACGCTTCGAACGGCGCCGACTTCGCCGAGCGGGTGAAGCGCGAGATCGGCATCCCCCTCGAGGTCATCGACGGCGAGACCGAGGCTCGCCTCGCGTTCCTGTCGGTGCGCGAGCACTTCGCCATCGTCCGGGGACGCACCATCGTGGCGGACATCGGCGGCGGGAGCCTGGAGCTGGTACTGGCCGTGGGTGGCATGGTGGAGCACGTCGTCTCACTCCCCTTTGGCGCGGTGCGGATGACGGAGCAGTACCTCTCGGATCACCGGCCGACCGAAGCCGCGGTGCGCCGGCTCAGGAGCGCGGTCCGCCGGCGCCTGCGCCGCGCGCTCGTGGCGCGCGAGTGGAACGGCGCGAAGCTCTACGGCTCCGGCGGGACGTTCACCAACGCGGCCCGGGTCGCGGCATTCCGCGATCAGGGAAGCGAGCCGACGGGAGGCGTCCACGGCGGCACGCTCTCGCTCGCGGAGCTGCAACGGATCCTCGAGTGGCTGAGCACGCTCTCTCTCGAGGAACGCCTCAAGGTTGGCGGCCTCAACCCCGAGCGCGCCGACATCATCGTCGCTGGACTCGCGGTGGCGGCCGAAGTCCTCGAGCGGTTCGACGCGCGCGGCGTGACCGTCTCGGCGTTCGGGCTGCGCGAAGGGTTGCTGCTGCACCTCGCCACGCCGACCGACGAGCAGCAGCCCAGCCGCGCCAAGGCGCTGCGCCGCTTCGCCGACCGCTGCCGCACCGACCGGCGTCACGTGGAGCAGGTGCTTCGGCTCTCCAAGCGGCTATTCGACACCCTGGGCAAGCACCTGGGCTGCGTGCCGGCGGACTGGGAGCTGCTGGAGGCGGCGGCGCTGCTCCACGACGTCGGGCAGTTGGTCTCGTACCAGAGCCATCACAAGCACAGCTACCACCTCATCGCGCACGCCGAGTCGCTGCCGTTCTCGCCGAGGGACCGGATGCTGGTGGCGGTGATCAGCCGCTACCACCGCAGCCGCCCACCGACCAAGAAGCATCCCGAGTTTGCGGTGCTGGAGCCCGAGGAGCGTGCCCGGGTGCGCCGGATCGTGGCGCTGCTGCGCGTCGCGGACGGGCTGGACCGCGGGCACGTGGCGGCGGTCGAAGCGATGAAGATCCGGGTGATGCCTGGAAGACTGCTGATTGACGTGGTGCCGCGCCTCGCCACGACCGACCTCAAGCTCGAGCTTTGGGGCGCGAAGAGGAAAGCGGACTTGCTGGAGAAGTTGTTGGAGAAGGAAGTGGTGGTGCGCGCCGCGGCGGTCGCGGAGACCAAGAAAGCGGCGAGCTAGCGGCGCATCGCCGTTGGGGAGGGCCGGCGTCAGTACGGCTGCCCACCCCCCCCTGCCGGCGCACACGTCCCGCTGGTGCACGACGCCCCGTGCGCGTGCGGCTGCTTCAGCAGCTCGGCCAGCGGCAAGGGCCCCGGCCCGAGACACGTCACGAACCCCACCCCGCTCGACGTCCCGATCCGGCTCGCACCGGCGGCGATCATCGCCAGGGCGGTCGCGCAGTCCCGCACCCCGCCCGACGCCTTCACGCCCAGATCGTCACCCACCACCAGCCGCATCAGCCGGACCGCTTCGGTCGTGGCGCCGCCCGAGGCGTGGAAGCCGGTGGAGGTCTTGACGAAGTGCGCGCCGGCCTCCTTCGCGATCGCGGAGGCCTTCACGATCTCCTCGCTCGTCAAAGCTGAGCTTTCGATTATCACTTTGACGATGGCGCGCCGCGACGCTTCCACGACCGCCCGGATGTCGTCCTCGACGTAGGCCCACTCACCGCCCTTCGCGCGGCCCAGCGCGATCACCATGTCCACCTCGCCCGCGCCGCCGGCCACGGCCTCAGCCGCCTCAGCCGCCTTGGCTCGCGACGTGGTGGCGCCGAGCGGGAACCCGCACACCGTGGCGACCGCGACCTCGGCGCCTTCCAGCTCCTTCGCGCAGAGCTCGACCCACCCTGCGTTCACGCACACCGCCGCGAACCGGTGCTGCCGCGCCTCCCCGCACAGCTTCACGACTTCCTTGCGGGTCGCCTCGGCCTTGAGCAGCGTGTGGTCCACGAAGTCCGCCACCCGGCGCGCGCCCTTCGCCGGTGACCACGCCGCCTTCATCACGTTCGGCCCGCGCCAGGAGATGTCCGTGATGGCGACCGCCGCGGGTTGCGTCGCCGGCGCCAGGGCCAGCGCCAACGCCCCCCTGCTCACTGCCTCCTGCCGACCACTGCGCGTCGGCGCGTCTGCGCGTCTACCGCCGACTGCCTTCCTGCCCGACTGAATCCGGGCTACGATCTCATCCGCCAGCGCATTGAGCTCAGCCTCGGTCACAGGACCTGCCTCCCGCGTATGTCCACTCGATCCAGCACGCCCACTATCACCGCCTGCACGGGTATCCATTGATCGTCGAAGATCTTCCGCGCCGACGAACCCTCCTGCACCACGAGCACCTTGTCACCCACGCCCGCGTCCACCACGTCGAGGCAGATGACTTCCGTGCCCTCAGGCTTCAGGTCGAGGGAAAGCCGCCGCACCAGCAGCAGCTTCTTCCCTTCGAGCCGTTCATTCTTGTGCGTGGAAACAACATCGCCGACCACGGTGCCAAGGTACACTCAGCCTCCAAGAGGGGAGCGGTTCCTGGGGGAGCGGTACCCTGGGGTGCGCCACCGCTGGTACCGCTCCCCGCTCCCCGCTCCCCGTTCACTCCCCATGAATGTCCAACCTGTCAACCTTACCCACCACCGCGGCGTCAACAGCGACGTCGAGCTTCCACAAAGCAATCGATGCCTCTCGCGCCGTGATGTAGTAGCACAGCTCGCCCGGGCCCAGCCCGAACGTGTCGGCCGCGACCACCGGCCCGCCGCGTTCCTTGCCAGAAGCATCCACCGGCTGGAGCCACTGCAACGGAATCCCTTGCAGCGTGTCCTGCTTCGCGGTGGAGACCACGCGGCCGATGATCCTGGCGAGGTACATGTCAGCGGGCACAGGGGCACAGGCGCACAGGCGCACAGGCGGCGTCCCTTCCGTGCCGCTGTGCCCCTGTGCCCCTGTGCCCGCTGATCACCGCCACCCCATCCGCTGCGGCCGCCACTTGTGCACCTGCCGAGCCGCCACGTAGTCCGGCCGCGCGAACAGCTTGATCAGCGCCGCCCCGACCACGAACCCGCCGAGGTGCGCCCCGAACGCCACGCCACCCCCGTCGCCGGCACCCAGCGTGCCCAGCAGCTGCAGCAGCATCCAGTAGCCGAGCATGACCCACGCCGGCAACGCGATAGTGGTGAGGAAAAAGCCGATCGGCACCAGGGTGAAGACACGAACCCTGGGATAGAGGACAACGTATGCCCCCATGATGCCGCTGATCGCACCCGACGCCCCGACCATCGGCACGACCGATCCTGGACCCAACCCGACCTGCATCGCCGCCGCGCCGATCCCGGAGAGCAGATAGAACAGGGCGAAGCGCGGCCGCCCCATCGAGTCCTCGACGTTGTTCCCGAAGATCCAGAAGAACCACATGTTGCCGAGCAAGTGCATCCACGACCCGTGCAGGAACATCGACGTGAAGACATGACTCAACTGCCGCCCCGGACCGACCCTACAGAATACCCCTCGGCCCATCTCGAAGCTGGC
It encodes the following:
- the deoC gene encoding deoxyribose-phosphate aldolase; translation: MSRGALALALAPATQPAAVAITDISWRGPNVMKAAWSPAKGARRVADFVDHTLLKAEATRKEVVKLCGEARQHRFAAVCVNAGWVELCAKELEGAEVAVATVCGFPLGATTSRAKAAEAAEAVAGGAGEVDMVIALGRAKGGEWAYVEDDIRAVVEASRRAIVKVIIESSALTSEEIVKASAIAKEAGAHFVKTSTGFHASGGATTEAVRLMRLVVGDDLGVKASGGVRDCATALAMIAAGASRIGTSSGVGFVTCLGPGPLPLAELLKQPHAHGASCTSGTCAPAGGGGQPY
- a CDS encoding EutN/CcmL family microcompartment protein; the encoded protein is MYLARIIGRVVSTAKQDTLQGIPLQWLQPVDASGKERGGPVVAADTFGLGPGELCYYITAREASIALWKLDVAVDAAVVGKVDRLDIHGE
- a CDS encoding EutN/CcmL family microcompartment protein encodes the protein MYLGTVVGDVVSTHKNERLEGKKLLLVRRLSLDLKPEGTEVICLDVVDAGVGDKVLVVQEGSSARKIFDDQWIPVQAVIVGVLDRVDIRGRQVL
- a CDS encoding rhomboid family intramembrane serine protease, encoding MFPYRDENKTERTPVITFVIIGLNVLAWVLVQGAGAGSPLVKSVCDLGLIPGELTLIAEPGASFEMGRGVFCRVGPGRQLSHVFTSMFLHGSWMHLLGNMWFFWIFGNNVEDSMGRPRFALFYLLSGIGAAAMQVGLGPGSVVPMVGASGAISGIMGAYVVLYPRVRVFTLVPIGFFLTTIALPAWVMLGYWMLLQLLGTLGAGDGGGVAFGAHLGGFVVGAALIKLFARPDYVAARQVHKWRPQRMGWR